The following DNA comes from Sphingorhabdus sp. M41.
GGGACACCAGCCATTTTCCGGCATCGGTGACATCTCCAATGGATGTGCGCCATGACTGAAAGCCATTCGTCTGGTACCATGCATCACCATATCCGGAGGATCCCCGGAAGTTGGGTTGGATGACGGCAAAGCCTTGGCTTGCAAAAAATTGCGAAAACCAGTCATAACCCCACTCGTCCCGGCTCTCAGGGCCTCCATGCGGCATCACGATGGCAGGCAAGCCTTTTCCATTCGAACCGGGGGGCAAGGTCAGGTAGCCCGGAATCATGGTCCCATCGGCAGCCGGGTAGGATATTGACTGGACGGTCGCCAGAGTTTCCTTTTCCGCATAGGGACGGATCGCCAGAAGCGGCTCCAGTTTCATCTGCGTTCGGTCGAACAGATAATATTGCCCAGGATCCGTGTCAGATGTTGCACGGAGCAGCAATTTGCTTTCATCCATGCTCGCGTCGACGAATCCAATAGAGACATTGTTGGAAAGCGCTTTTGCGAGGCTGTTTCTAAGCTTTTCGAGATCTTCGTCAAAATAATGACCCTGACGGACATCCACGACATAGCTTGCACCTACGATCCGTCTTTTGCGGCCGATACGAATCAAGCCATCAACGTCCACTTCATCATGGGCGAATATGACTTCGGTTTCCCCGCTGCCGTCCAGAGCCTTGGTGACGAGCGCCTTGCGGCCATTCACGGTTTCGTAACCGAATATGCGATTGGTTCCTGGGTCGACGGCATGAGGATTAAAGCCAGTCCGGTCGGCATAATTTAATTCCCCAAGCCGCTCCCAGTCGCCCTCATTCTTGAAAAAATACTTGATTTCTCCGCTGTTCCGCTCGGTTCGTCCAAGTTTCGTCCGCATTCCCATGATCCGGACATTGCCTTCACCGTCGGTGATATATGTCGTTGCTTCATCCTCGGGGCGTTCGACGATTTTCCGTTTGCCAGTGATCGTATCCACCCGTTCGACTGCAAGCCCTCGGGCGCTATTGGCTATCCGTGATCCAACTCGCGATTTCTCGAGATGCCATTGGGTCATCAGGATCGCATTTTCTTCGTCTGGTAGCCAGTCGATTACCTGCCCACCATAAAGCGTGTAACCGATTGTGCCTTGGCGTTGTTTAAGGGTCAGAAGCTTTGGATTGGCGCCATTGGCATCGACCGCGAAAATATTGGAAAAACTGTACAGCTCGCCTGCATATTCCTCGACCCCGCCTACCTGGCAGACCAGACGGGCGTTCGATACCCAGTTGCACCAATGCAAGCTTTCCGGCTCACCGGAGGAACTGGTTACCCGCGTCGGGGTACCCCCCTTGCTGATGTCTATCGTGTATAGATCCATTGTCTTCCCGGGACCGGGAGATACAAACGCCACTTTTGAGCCGTCGGGTGATAGGCTGATATCGGTGACACTCGGTAATGCCCCAAATATTTTGGCTTTTTCATTAGCCGACACCGCCGGGATGGTGAGGGCCGTGGTGACGGCGAGCGAGAATAAAACTATACTATTACGAAACACAAAGACTCCCATTTCCAATATCCAGTTGTGAAACATCGCGAACTCGTCATCGTTTGGCAACCCGGTATCTGAATCCTGAGGCTGCTTGCCTTGCAGAAAATCGTCTGCCATTGAGCACGCAACGTTTTTCGAAACAGAGAATTTCAGAAGGATAGCTTTATGTTGAAACGGTCGCTTTGGGTGCTGCTCGCACCATCGCTGGTACTGGCTGGCTGCACCAAGATCGATGAGGGTGACACGGCGGTAGCGCTTCCCGAAATCGCGGCGCCGGAATTGTCGGTTGAAACGATGAAGTCGATCACCGAAGAGCTTTCCTCTGACGCCTATGAAGGACGCGCGCCCGGTACGGCGGGTGAGGAAAAGACAATCAAGCTGATATCCGAAAAATTTGCTGCAGTCGGTCTGGAGCCGGGAAACAAGGGTGGCTGGTTTCAGGATGTACCATTGGTCGGCATCACCGCGAAAAATATGTCGCCCCTGAAAATCAGCGGCGGCGCCAGCGAATTGTCTTTTGCCTATGGCAGTGAATATGTCGCTTCGAGCTATCAGGAACAGCCGAAAATTGACGTTGCTGACAGCGAAATGGTATTTGTCGGTTACGGCATCACCGCTCCCGAGCGAGGCTGGAACGACTATGCTGGCGTCGATGTCAAAGGCAAGACCGTCGTCATCCTGGTAAATGATCCCGATTTCGGGACCGAAAGCCTGGAAGGCGAATTTGGCGGTCGGGCGATGACCTATTACGGGCGCTGGACCTACAAATATGAAGAAGCGGCACGGCAGGGGGCTGCTGCGGCTTTGATCATCCACGATACCGAGCCTGCAGCCTATGGCTGGAATGTTGTCGAATCGAGTTGGACGGGTGAGCAATTTTACCCCAAGTCGGAAAATGGCGGCGCGGACCAGACCAAATTGAACGGCTGGATTCAGAAAGACGCGGCGGCCAAGGTCTTTGCAGCAGCCGGTCAGGATTTGACCGCGCAAATGGCAGCAGCGAAGAAAAAGGGTTTCAAGGCAATTGATCTGAAGCTGAAAGCTTCGGCTTCGCTCGAGAATGATATCAAGCAAACCGACAGCAAGAATGTCGTCGGCATCCTGAAGGGCAAGACCCGTCCTGACGAATATGTGATCTATACCGCGCACTGGGATCATCTTGGTCGCTGCAAGCCGGCACCCGATGGCGATGATATCTGTAATGGTGCGATCGATAATGCCACGGGCACTGCCGCTTTGGTTGCTCTGGCCGAAGCGCATGTGAAGGCCGGTGCGCCGGATCGCAGCATCATCTTCCTGGCGGTGACCGCTGAAGAATCGGGGCTTTTGGGTTCCAAATATTATGCACAAAACCCGATCTATCCGCTCAGCCAGACCGTTGGCGGCGTGAATATGGATGCGTTCGGCATGGCTGGCCCTGCCAAGAATGTGATTGTTGTCGGCAAAGGCAAATCGGGTCTGGATCGCTATCTCGAAGCGGCGCTGACCGGCGATAGCCGTGTGGCCGAAGCCGAGCCGACACCGGAGAAGGGCTATTATTACCGTTCCGATCATTTCAGCTTCGCCAAGCTTGGCGTGCCGATGATCTATTTCGAAGGTGGCGAGGATCTTGTCGAGGGTGGTCGGGAAGCCGGTGAAGCCCTTTCGAAAGATTATACCGAAAACCGCTACCATGGCCCGAAGGACGAATATGATCCGAACTGGAATTGGGAGGGCGTGATGGGCGATCTGAAAATCTATTATTCCGTCGCGCGGATGCTGGCGATGACCGAAGACTGGCCCAACTGGAACGAAGGCGACGAATTCCGCGCAACGCGGGACGAGAGCCGCGCCGGCAACTGATCCCGGAAGACACGCATGACAAGATGGCCCGCAGAATGGGAGCCGCATCAGGCGGTCTGGATCGGCTTTCCCGGTGATCCGGCGGAATGGCCGCAGGGCCGGGATGCCGCGCAGCAGGAAGTGGCTGGCTTTGCCAATGCGGTCGCCGACAATGGTGCCGGCGAGACAGTGGTTCTCGTGTGCCGTGACGCTGCGGACGCGGAAATCGCGCGGGGGCTGGTCCAGTCCTGCGTCGACGTGATCGTCGAGCCTTTTGGCGACATTTGGTTGCGCGATTCCGCACCGATTTTCGTCACCGGTCCCGACGGGCTTGCCGGTCGGGATTTCGGCTTTAACGGCTGGGGCGGCAAATATGAAATGGCTGGTGATCAGGATATCGGGGCGCGCTTGTCGAAGCGCTTTGGGCTGAGCGATAATGTGCAAGACTGGATATTGGAAGGCGGGGCTATCGATGGCGATGGTTCGGGTCGGTTGGTTACCACCGAGCAATGTGTGCTCAACGCCAATCGCAATGACCAGCTAAGCAGGGAGCAGGCTGCTTCCCGGCTGCGCGAAGCTCTGGCGGTAGAGGATATCTGCTGGCTGGGGGACGGCTTGGTCGCCGATCATACGGATGGTCATGTCGACAATCTTGCCCGCTTTTTCTCGCCCGGCACGGTGGCTATCCCGCAAGCCGAAACCGCCGAGGATCCCAATGCGGATATTTTTGACAATGCCGCACAGCGAGCCCAGTCGTCGGGTTTGAAGGTGGTCCGGCTGCCGTCAGCGGGATTGTACACGATTGACGGCGACATCGCACCGGCAAGCTATATGAATTTCTATATCGGAAATACTGTAGTCGCGGTTCCGCAATATGGAGCGGTGAACGATGCCAGAGCAGTCGATCAGATCGCGGCCCTTTTCCCCGACCGCAAGGCGATCGGACTATCCAGCCAGGCGCTGCTGCGCGGTGGCGGAAGTTTTCACTGCATCTCGCAACAGATCCCGCTGCTGGGGTAACCGGGTCACCGATTTTCGCAAACCTTTGTCAGGAAGGCGCAAGCTGCTACTCTGTGAGGTCTGTTGAGGGGAAGATTGATGCCGAACGGAATCCTGAGCGTGATAAGCGCGCTCACCTATATATTCATTCTGTTGTTCGGGCTTGGACTGGCGGCTTTTGTCGTGCTGTTCATCATCGATATCACCCAGAAACAGGATGCGGTGCGGCGGAACTATCCGGTCATTGGGCGCTTTCGTCATATTTTCTCGACCTTGGGAGAGTTTTTCCGGCAATATTTTTTTGCCATGGACCGCGAGGAATTGCCGTTCAACCGGGCCGAGCGGGAATGGGTTGAAAGAGCCGGCAAGGGCTTGGACAATACGATCGCCTTTGGATCGACCAAGAATCTTGATCCGCCGGGCACGGCAATTTTTGTCAATTGCCCATTTCCTGCGCTTGATAGTGATGCGGCGGAAACCACAACATGCATCATCGGGGAATATTCGAGACATCCCTACGAAGCTACGTCCTTTTTCAACATTTCCGCAATGAGCTTCGGGGCATTGTCTGTGCCAGCGGTTCAGGCCCTGTCGCATGGTGCGAAACTGGCCGGGTGCTGGCTGAATACCGGGGAGGGCGGCCTGTCGCCTTTTCATCTTGAAGGCGGCTGCGATATTGTCTTTCAGATCGGTACGGCAAAATATGGAGTGCGCAATCCGGACGGCAGCATGAGCGATGAAAGATTGCAGGCCGTGGCTGCGCACGATCAGGTGAAGATGTTTGAAATCAAGCTTTCCCAAGGTGCCAAGCCGGGCAAGGGCGGGATATTGCCCGGCGAGAAAGTGAACCGGATGATTGCGGACGTCCGCGGCATAACCGAGGGGCAGTCGAGCATATCGCCGAACCGCCATCCCGAGATCAACAGCGTCGATGAATTGCTCGACTTCATCCATCATGTGCGGGAAGTCACCGGCAAGCCGACCGGGATCAAGGCTGTGGTCGGCGCCTATGGCTGGCTGGAGGAATTGTGCGAGGCAATCCATGAGCGCGGAATCGCGAGCGCTCCGGATTTTTTCACGCTCGATGGCGGCGACGGTGGCACTGGTGCAGCGCCGATGCCGCTGATGGACAATGTCGGACTGCAACTGAAGGAAAGCCTGCCGATGCTGTCCGATATCTTTCACCGCTATGGCCTGCGCGACCGGATCAGGATAATCGCTTCGGGAAAGCGGATCACACCGTCGAGCGCTGCCTGGGCCATTTGTGCCGGAGCGGATTTCGTCAACACGGCGCGCGGTTTCATGTTCTCGCTCGGCTGTATCCAGTCGCTGAAATGCAACAAAAATACCTGCCCGACCGGGGTTACTACCCACAACCCCCGCCTGCAGCGCGGGCTTGATCCGCAGGACAAGAAAGTCAAAGTCGCCAATTACTGCAAGAATATTGTCCATGAGGTGGAAGTGATCGCGCACAGTTGCGGTGTGGACGAGCCGCGAAAATTGGGCAGAAGACATGTGCGGATCGTACAGGATACGGGGAAATCAGTGCCGTTCGACGAACTTTGTCCGCGGCCCGATGTGCTTCTGCAATACAGGCCGTCTATGGAAGCTGCCCGATAATATATATTGTGTCCTGACCGGCCTCGCGTAGGAATGCATACAGGAAAAAATGCCGGAAATCTGAGAGGAATGACATTATGAAGAAATTACTGATGGCGAGCGCGGCGCTGGCGATGCTGGGAGCGGCTGTTCCCGCGGTTGCCAATCACCATGAAAAACACGGTGCCGCGATGACGGACGCAAGCCTGCAAGCTATTCTGGATCATGAGCGCCGCGCCGACGACAAGGCCCGCGATGACCATCGCCATCCGGCCGAGACGTTGAGTTTCTTCGGCGTCAAACCCGGGCAGACGGTCGTTGAATATGGACCCGGCGGAGGCTGGTACACGCGTGTGTTGGTGCCTTATCTCGCCGATAGCGGGCAATATATCGCGATCAACGCGGATAGTTCCAACTCCACTTTTCCCGATCGTGCCCGCGAAGCGCGCACCAAGGGCTGGCCTGAGATCTTCCCTACAACAGCGGCGAAATGGACTGGTACGGATGCCAGCAAGATACTCGCTTTTGAAAGCGACGAACTGCCGGATGATATGAAGGGCAAGGTCGACCGGATTTTGATTTTCCGGTCGCTGCACGGAATGCTGAACGGCAACCGTGCTGACTTCGAACTGCGCGCTTTGCGCGACATGCTGGCCGACGACGGGATGGTCGGAATTGTCCAGCACCGCGCCAAAGCGGATGCCTCCTACGCCATGTCCAACGGTAGCAAGGGCTATCTGAAACAGGCATCGGTCGTGGCATTGTTTGAACTGAACGGTTTCGAGTTGGTCAGCGAGTCCGAAATCAACGCCAATCCCAAGGACACAACCGATTATGAACGCGGCGTCTGGACATTGCCTCCGGTCCTCGCATTGGGTGACACGAACAAAGCCAAATATCAGGCGATTGGAGAATCAGACCGCATGACATTATTGTTTAAGAAACGTCCTTAAACCGCTATCAGGGCTGCTATGACCAATTTAAGCGTAGCGGCCCTGCAGCTGCCCCTCGGTGGCGACGAACAAACGAATATCTATGCCGTCGGCGGCCTTGTCGCCGAGGCGGCGGAGCAGGGCGCGCAGATCATCCTGCCACCGGAACTGTTTGCCGGCCCCTATTTCTGCAAGACCGAGGACGAAGCCTTGTTTGCGCTGGCCCAGCCGGTTGGCGAAAGCGCGCCAGTGCTGGCGATGCAGAAGCTCGCCAGACAACATGGTGTGGCGATTCCGGCCAGTTTTTTCGAACGCGACGGGCAGCATTATTATAATAGCCTTGCGATGATCGATCCCGAAGGCGAGATCATGGGCGTCTATCGCAAGAGCCATATTCCCGACGGCCCCGGCTATGAGGAAAAATATTATTTCCGCCCCGGAAATACAGGCTTCAAGACCTGGGACGTGTTCGGTACCCGGATCGGTATCGGCATCTGCTGGGACCAATGGTATCCGGAGACGGCCCGGGCAATGGCGCTGATGGGCGCAGAAATCCTGTTCTATCCCACGGCAATCGGGTCGGAACCCTATGACGCGGACCTCGACACCAGCCGCATGTGGCGGCGGGCGATGCAAGGCCATGCGGTGAGCAATTGCATGCCGGTAGTCGCCAGCAACCGCATCGGCATCGAAGACGGGCAGGCCTTTTACGGACACAGCTTCATCACCAATGAATGGGGTGATCTGGTGACCGAATATGGTTCGCAGGAAACCGGTGTACTGACGGCATCACTCGATCTCGAACAGGCGCGCAAGCACCGGGCAGGCATGGGATTTTTCAGAGACCGGCGGCCGGAGCTTTACGGGCGTCTGGCCGAGGATATATAGGCTTGATCATGGTGAGATCGTTCGCGTTCTGGTCGTAGCACCGGATACCGACGGTTTTGCTATGGAGACCTTATTCACCACGATAGGGTGGTGTGGTTAGCAAAATATCCTTCACCCGATCATGGAGGGATTTGCTTTTTAGTGCCAGTTCG
Coding sequences within:
- a CDS encoding S9 family peptidase; the protein is MADDFLQGKQPQDSDTGLPNDDEFAMFHNWILEMGVFVFRNSIVLFSLAVTTALTIPAVSANEKAKIFGALPSVTDISLSPDGSKVAFVSPGPGKTMDLYTIDISKGGTPTRVTSSSGEPESLHWCNWVSNARLVCQVGGVEEYAGELYSFSNIFAVDANGANPKLLTLKQRQGTIGYTLYGGQVIDWLPDEENAILMTQWHLEKSRVGSRIANSARGLAVERVDTITGKRKIVERPEDEATTYITDGEGNVRIMGMRTKLGRTERNSGEIKYFFKNEGDWERLGELNYADRTGFNPHAVDPGTNRIFGYETVNGRKALVTKALDGSGETEVIFAHDEVDVDGLIRIGRKRRIVGASYVVDVRQGHYFDEDLEKLRNSLAKALSNNVSIGFVDASMDESKLLLRATSDTDPGQYYLFDRTQMKLEPLLAIRPYAEKETLATVQSISYPAADGTMIPGYLTLPPGSNGKGLPAIVMPHGGPESRDEWGYDWFSQFFASQGFAVIQPNFRGSSGYGDAWYQTNGFQSWRTSIGDVTDAGKWLVSQGIAKPEALSIVGWSYGGYAALQSAVLEPDLFKAVVAIAPVTDLSTLKTNAKNTYGSAVVRDFVGDGPHVKDGSPAQNVDKFKAPVLMFHGDNDQNVDVQHSRLMENRLQDAGKEVTYHEYENTTHSLWNSEIRAELLTKSAEFLPK
- a CDS encoding M28 family metallopeptidase; its protein translation is MLKRSLWVLLAPSLVLAGCTKIDEGDTAVALPEIAAPELSVETMKSITEELSSDAYEGRAPGTAGEEKTIKLISEKFAAVGLEPGNKGGWFQDVPLVGITAKNMSPLKISGGASELSFAYGSEYVASSYQEQPKIDVADSEMVFVGYGITAPERGWNDYAGVDVKGKTVVILVNDPDFGTESLEGEFGGRAMTYYGRWTYKYEEAARQGAAAALIIHDTEPAAYGWNVVESSWTGEQFYPKSENGGADQTKLNGWIQKDAAAKVFAAAGQDLTAQMAAAKKKGFKAIDLKLKASASLENDIKQTDSKNVVGILKGKTRPDEYVIYTAHWDHLGRCKPAPDGDDICNGAIDNATGTAALVALAEAHVKAGAPDRSIIFLAVTAEESGLLGSKYYAQNPIYPLSQTVGGVNMDAFGMAGPAKNVIVVGKGKSGLDRYLEAALTGDSRVAEAEPTPEKGYYYRSDHFSFAKLGVPMIYFEGGEDLVEGGREAGEALSKDYTENRYHGPKDEYDPNWNWEGVMGDLKIYYSVARMLAMTEDWPNWNEGDEFRATRDESRAGN
- a CDS encoding agmatine deiminase family protein; its protein translation is MTRWPAEWEPHQAVWIGFPGDPAEWPQGRDAAQQEVAGFANAVADNGAGETVVLVCRDAADAEIARGLVQSCVDVIVEPFGDIWLRDSAPIFVTGPDGLAGRDFGFNGWGGKYEMAGDQDIGARLSKRFGLSDNVQDWILEGGAIDGDGSGRLVTTEQCVLNANRNDQLSREQAASRLREALAVEDICWLGDGLVADHTDGHVDNLARFFSPGTVAIPQAETAEDPNADIFDNAAQRAQSSGLKVVRLPSAGLYTIDGDIAPASYMNFYIGNTVVAVPQYGAVNDARAVDQIAALFPDRKAIGLSSQALLRGGGSFHCISQQIPLLG
- a CDS encoding FMN-binding glutamate synthase family protein, translating into MPNGILSVISALTYIFILLFGLGLAAFVVLFIIDITQKQDAVRRNYPVIGRFRHIFSTLGEFFRQYFFAMDREELPFNRAEREWVERAGKGLDNTIAFGSTKNLDPPGTAIFVNCPFPALDSDAAETTTCIIGEYSRHPYEATSFFNISAMSFGALSVPAVQALSHGAKLAGCWLNTGEGGLSPFHLEGGCDIVFQIGTAKYGVRNPDGSMSDERLQAVAAHDQVKMFEIKLSQGAKPGKGGILPGEKVNRMIADVRGITEGQSSISPNRHPEINSVDELLDFIHHVREVTGKPTGIKAVVGAYGWLEELCEAIHERGIASAPDFFTLDGGDGGTGAAPMPLMDNVGLQLKESLPMLSDIFHRYGLRDRIRIIASGKRITPSSAAWAICAGADFVNTARGFMFSLGCIQSLKCNKNTCPTGVTTHNPRLQRGLDPQDKKVKVANYCKNIVHEVEVIAHSCGVDEPRKLGRRHVRIVQDTGKSVPFDELCPRPDVLLQYRPSMEAAR
- a CDS encoding class I SAM-dependent methyltransferase → MKKLLMASAALAMLGAAVPAVANHHEKHGAAMTDASLQAILDHERRADDKARDDHRHPAETLSFFGVKPGQTVVEYGPGGGWYTRVLVPYLADSGQYIAINADSSNSTFPDRAREARTKGWPEIFPTTAAKWTGTDASKILAFESDELPDDMKGKVDRILIFRSLHGMLNGNRADFELRALRDMLADDGMVGIVQHRAKADASYAMSNGSKGYLKQASVVALFELNGFELVSESEINANPKDTTDYERGVWTLPPVLALGDTNKAKYQAIGESDRMTLLFKKRP
- the aguB gene encoding N-carbamoylputrescine amidase; its protein translation is MTNLSVAALQLPLGGDEQTNIYAVGGLVAEAAEQGAQIILPPELFAGPYFCKTEDEALFALAQPVGESAPVLAMQKLARQHGVAIPASFFERDGQHYYNSLAMIDPEGEIMGVYRKSHIPDGPGYEEKYYFRPGNTGFKTWDVFGTRIGIGICWDQWYPETARAMALMGAEILFYPTAIGSEPYDADLDTSRMWRRAMQGHAVSNCMPVVASNRIGIEDGQAFYGHSFITNEWGDLVTEYGSQETGVLTASLDLEQARKHRAGMGFFRDRRPELYGRLAEDI